In one window of Plasmodium cynomolgi strain B DNA, chromosome 13, whole genome shotgun sequence DNA:
- a CDS encoding DNA-directed RNA polymerases III 39 kDa polypeptide (putative): protein MNANNRQLVKDIYKIGLDHKDFINIENLEEIYEKKKNVKLRRSEIVYALNILENARACAIKNENNTIITRMRSEEVTKKLKELSDIDFLIFTKVENSQNNGIWTADLRKQTKLLIHQVQKGVKLLCECKLIKQVNNIHVKNRKMYILYDLEASEKVIGGSFYTDGEFNKKVVDYIRENICFYLYNNNNSNVLSVINYIKNLNSSIGYFSDNDIYRVIKTLLYEERIKIYKNGNDEEIIYYYNNEKKNYFSNFPCFSCDIFNKCNSDTKTAINPKNCVYLNFYLNLE, encoded by the exons atgaacGCAAACAATAGGCAGCTAGTCAAGGATATCTACAAAATAG GACTAGACCACAAGGACTTCATCAACATAGAAAACCtggaagaaatatatgaaaagaaaaaaaatgtaaagctACGGAGAAGCGAAATTGTGTACGCGCTGAACATCCTCGAAAATGCAAGAGCCTGCGCCATAAAGAATGAAAACAACACAATCATAACGAGGATGCGAAGTGAAGAAGTTACCAAGAAATTGAAAGAGCTGAGCGAcattgattttttaatttttaccaaagtggaaaataGCCAAAATAATGGAATTTGGACAGCTGACCTGAGGAAGCAAACCAAATTGCTA attcaCCAAGTTCAGAAGGGCGTCAAGCTGCTGTGCGAGTGTAAACTGATAAAGCAG GTAAATAACATTCACGTGAAAAATcgcaaaatgtacatattgtACGATTTGGAGGCCTCAGAAAAG GTCATAGGAGGCTCCTTTTACACCGACGGAGAATTCAACAAAAAGGTGGTGGACTACATACGGGAGAACATCTGCTTTTACCTgtacaacaacaacaactcGAATGTCCTGTCCGTcattaattacataaaaaatctCAACAGCAGCATCGGTTACTTCTCCGACAATGACATATATAGAGTAATAAAGACTTTGCTGTATGAGGAGCGaatcaaaatttacaaaaatggaaacgacgaggaaataatttattattacaataatgagaagaaaaactaCTTTAGCAACTTCCCCTGCTTCTCCTGcgacatttttaataagtGTAACTCGGACACGAAAACAGCCATTAATCCGAAGAATTGCGTCTACTTGAATTTTTACCTTAACCTGGAG
- a CDS encoding 40S ribosomal protein S25 (putative) → MLALPPKERKTKEQIAAAAAASGRSKKKKWGKGKNKEKLNHAVFIDKALQSKILESKNMKVITPSTISEKYKVNLSVARSVIKYLAEQNLIKEVCIQSHSQKLYTKVA, encoded by the exons ATGCTTGCTT TGCCCCCtaaggagagaaaaacaaaggagCAAATCGCGGCTGCCGCAGCAGCATCGGGAAGAAGCAAGAAAAAG AAATggggaaagggaaagaacaaggaaaaattgaacCACGCCGTGTTCATCGATAAAGCCCTGCAGTCCAAAATCCTGGAGAGTAAAAACATGAAGGTCATTACCCCCTCCACCATCTcagaaaaatacaaagtcAACTTAAGTGTGGCAAGGTcggttataaaatatttagcaGAGCAGAATTTAATTAAGGAGGTTTGTATTCAGAGTCATAGTCAGAAGTTGTACACAAAGGTTGCCTAG
- a CDS encoding hypothetical protein (putative), translated as MNCVLHNLNIFFNDHILDVEQVMEEYGTVVRNVCEVAESTQGNICTHAVMPIDADKAQEGVFNGDNTLSGELIEGNEKASLPGELIEGNEKASLPGKAEAVISEPTCTSLPRLKSKKKCVPNGEVVTSGQPSETMGKVKKEATKGDVNPKCAKGEGEAAGDGGAEGEEDLGENGKEGEAEGGNTNIKRGRMGGRVERRAKRMHPFKRRPPGTHHSEIDEAVDAPSHVQLDKQETASDHSISYANLKYTKEEIKQKNFIYYLTHDINKIETFKRKYFYDFFFMYMVRKLFWNVLSLYYLKWKERLAEDTPMQSGSPGDASLHQSLSSHLISPLNSQGLDDANLILYESDVSVNNAKKDKAMLYNTNQKLCHNLDPLFKLIRSEKLVIYLRYDQNKRVKCKNKTEYLYREIWQYLVLTNLRQKAQAGTYSPFSEFVLFRQD; from the exons atgaaCTGCGTTTTGcataatttaaacatatttttcaatgaCCATATTTTAGACGTGGAGCAGGTGATGGAGGAGTACGGCACTGTGGTACGCAACGTTTGTGAGGTGGCGGAAAGCACCCAAGGGAATATCTGCACACATGCTGTTATGCCAATTGATGCGGATAAAGCGCAGGAAGGAGTGTTCAATGGGGACAACACCCTTTCTGGTGAGTTAATCGAAGGGAATGAGAAGGCGTCGCTGCCCGGTGAGTTAATCGAAGGGAATGAAAAGGCGTCGCTGCCTG GGAAAGCGGAAGCAGTTATAAGTGAGCCTACATGTACTAGCCTTCCTCGCttgaagagcaaaaaaaaatgcgtccCAAATGGAGAAGTCGTCACTTCTGGTCAGCCAAGCGAAACAATGgggaaggtgaaaaaagagGCCACCAAAGGGGATGTTAACCCCAAGTGCGCAaagggagaaggggaagcagcGGGAGATGGGGGtgcagaaggagaggaagatcTAGGAGAAAACGGCAAAGAAGGCGAAGCGGAGGGGGGAAACACGAACATAAAAAGAGGCCGTATGGGAGGGCGTGTGGAAAGGCGCGCCAAACGAATGCACCCTTTTAAGAGGAGGCCCCCTGGTACACACCACTCCGAAATTGACGAAGCCGTCGATGCGCCGTCCCACGTCCAACTTGACAAGCAAGAAACTGCATCCGACCATTCCATAAGTTAcgcaaatttaaaatacaccaaggaagaaataaagcaaaaaaatttcatctaCTATTTAACGCAtgatataaacaaaattgaaacatTCAAAAGGAAATACTTTtacgactttttttttatgtacatggTGAGGAAGCTCTTCTGGAATGTGCTTTCTTTGTATTACTTGAAATGGAAGGAGCGGCTCGCGGAGGATACACCAATGCAGAGTGGGTCACCCGGTGACGCCTCCCTGCACCAATCACTGAGCAGCCACTTAATCAGCCCGCTAAACAGCCAAGGCCTGGATGATGCCAACCTAATCCTGTACGAAAGCGACGTCAGCGTGAACAACGCCAAGAAGGACAAGGCCATGCTGTACAACACTAACCAGAAGCTGTGCCACAACCTGGATCCcctatttaaattaattcgCAGCGAAAAATTGGTCATTTACCTTCGATATGACCAAAATAAAAGGGTCaaatgtaaaaacaaaacggagTACCTTTACAGAGAAATATGGCAGTACCTTGTTTTAACGAACTTAAGGCAGAAGGCGCAAGCTGGGACATATAGCCCTTTCAGCGAGTTCGTCCTCTTTCGCCAggactga
- a CDS encoding hypothetical protein (putative), with the protein MKDVKLLLEKLRISRERELEREVKIFLELKKLSDGTPKGDEQNAVATEKGANGVSMASDANSPDSYINYVRKKINSVRRKTVFEHSYYRNALNCYDHSEHYKEVIKYTPSDIQETHKSDMKKAIIHREDNHQTFYYSYLVRKYCERNFLNCVHNYFIRSLTYSFLEKNFFFNFLSANLCVLDRCIKQVEVLSVETENENLAHLLNRCRDVILGVYKELATLHGMEKQITEVQMVVDDKETHDVRSSLVKYFPFLDNRFGKSSEGGSRHDIHMKELYGVYAFIYVFSNVFYVSSLAYAKADFMELNETMLYFLSRERMAQKGGSNHMWSDILQDLNTLKNATALQSEFFAASAVKQIGGHSQVNPNVNHVTRDNPPLRPCIHQFFYIGIDFDKTIIKKDSYSAFFKILEKHYFKQSVRKGKDNLTKEDVSFFDNFSFEKMKNKPEPTTQEKVEYIHKMGHWFVLKEMEILEMLKKDQANKAEVYSKSYYYYLNQVDKVHVTYSMLLSYYDVFKDVDVDVLNKLISEHYERFELNDYFLEVFLHLLNHKMENRDSFYFDIITLNLKKQICLYTIRNNLLKVRDGEGTTLPLPPPPPRSKQGTRSQEEEGMPSQKEVGMPPHNEVGTRSQEDYYRTFKNYFHVYYSKTHTYDKNQRKYTGAFEYSRLKIKHDDYQLRRDGSTNGGRETSQGVIENVSLCSFYDKTLIKTRVCSLLSDINHKLSAFIGDSLIDLDAMLHSDIAILVGHNELLISFCEKHNIVIKPLVCAAAKIELLARRRGGLTSSSSGATGSSNGPTSSRNDGTAEVAPPTDQREEELNDLYDEKEKVIYSTESWLEIGIFFFGDL; encoded by the exons atgaaggacgTCAAGTTGCTGCTGGAGAAGCTGCGAATAAGCCGAGAAAGGGAGTTAGAGAGGGAGGTGAAGATTTTTCTTGAGTTGAAGAAGCTGAGCGATGGCACCCCCAAGGGGGATGAACAGAACGCAGTGGCGACTGAAAAGGGCGCAAACGGGGTGAGCATGGCAAGTGACGCGAACAGCCCGGACAGCTACATCAACTACGTGAGGAAAAAGATTAACAGCGTAAGAAGGAAGACCGTGTTTGAACACAGCTACTACAGAAACGCTCTCAATTGCTATGACCACAGTGAGCATTACAAGGAGGTGATAAAGTACACTCCAAGTGACATCCAAGAGACACACAAATCTGACATGAAGAAAGCAATCATACACAGGGAAGATAACCACCAGACCTTTTACTACTCCTACTTGGTTAGGAAATACTGCGAACGTAATTTTCTTAATTGTGTTCACAACTATTTTATCCGATCTCTGACTTACtcttttttggagaaaaattttttttttaattttttatctgccAATTTGTGTGTACTAGATAGATGCATAAAGCAAGTGGAGGTCCTCTCGGTAGAGACTGAAAATGAGAATCTAGCCCATTTGCTGAATCGATGCAGAGATGTCATTTTAGGTGTGTACAAAGAGTTAGCCACTTTGCATGGGATGGAGAAACAAATTACGGAGGTGCAGATGGTGGTAGATGATAAAGAAACTCACGATGTGCGTAGCAGCTTAGTGAagtacttcccctttttggataACCGCTTTGGGAAGAGCAGCGAGGGGGGAAGTAGACACGACATCCACATGAAGGAGCTATACGGGGTATATGCTTTTATTTATGTCTTTTCGAATGTCTTCTACGTCAGCTCGCTGGCG TATGCCAAGGCAGACTTCATGGAGTTGAACGAAACTATGTTATACTTCCTATCGAGGGAGAGGATGGCACAGAAGGGGGGCAGCAACCACATGTGGAGCGACATTCTCCAGGATCTGAACACACTGAAGAACGCGACCGCGCTGCAGAGCGAGTTCTTCGCTGCTAGCGCTGTGAAGCAAATTGGCGGCCACTCCCAAGTTAACCCCAACGTTAACCATGTAACAAGGGACAACCCCCCCCTGCGTCCCTGCATCCACCAGTTCTTCTACATCGGCATCGATTTCGACAAAacgataataaaaaaggactCCTATTcagctttttttaaaattttagaGAAGCATTATTTTAAGCAGAGTGTCAGAAAAGGTAAAGATAATCTAACAAAAGAAGACGTATCATTTTTCGACAATTTttcgtttgaaaaaatgaaaaataaacctGAACCTACAACACAGGAGAAGGTTGAGtacatacacaaaatgggtcATTGGTTTGTACTCAAGGAGATGGAGATATTGGAgatgttaaaaaaggatCAAGCAAACAAAGCAGAAGTATATTCCAAATCGTACTATTATTATTTGAACCAAGTGGATAAAGTACATGTAACTTATTCTATGTTACTCTCCTACTACGATGTGTTCAAGGATGTAGATGTGGATGTGCTGAACAAGCTTATTAGTGAACACTACGAACGGTTCGAATTAAATGACTATTTTTTGGAAGTGTTTCTGCATCTGCTGAATCATAAAATGGAGAATAGGGACTCCTTCTACTTCGACATTATCACACTGAACTTGAAGAAGCAGATTTGCCTCTACACCATAAGGAATAACCTATTGAAGGTCAGGGATGGGGAGGGAACCACGTTGCCTCTGCCGCCGCCACCACCGCGGAGCAAACAGGGGACGCGCtcgcaggaggaggagggaaTGCCATCACAGAAGGAGGTGGGAATGCCCCCTCATAACGAAGTGGGGACGCGCTCTCAGGAGGACTACTACCGGACGTTTAAAAACTATTTCCATGTCTACTACTCCAAGACACACACGTACGACAAGAACCAGCGCAAATACACGGGGGCGTTCGAATACAGCCGATTGAAAATCAAGCATGATGATTACCAGCTCAGGAGGGATGGTAGTACTAACGGTGGAAGGGAAACGTCCCAGGGGGTGATCGAAAACGTCTCACTCTGCTCCTTTTACGACAAAACGTTAATCAAAACGAGGGTGTGTTCTCTGCTTAGCGACATTAACCACAAGCTATCTGCCTTCATTGGGGACAGCCTCATAGACCTTGACGCCATGCTGCACTCGGACATCGCCATCCTGGTTGGGCACAACGAGCTGCTAATCAGTTTTTGCGAGAAGCATAACATCGTCATTAAGCCTCTCGTGTGTGCTGCGGCCAAGATTGAGTTGCTGGCTCGCAGGAGGGGAGGGCTGACTAGCAGTAGCAGTGGCGCAACTGGCAGCAGCAATGGCCCGACTAGCAGCAGGAATGACGGCACAGCCGAAGTGGCCCCCCCCACCGACCAGCGCGAGGAGGAGCTAAACGACCTGTACgatgagaaggaaaaagtgaTTTACTCCACGGAGAGCTGGCTAGAAATTggcatcttcttcttcggcGACCTCTAG
- a CDS encoding hypothetical protein (putative) produces MSKTTVVFYNIINDKEEKNSQNVFYIPKPINSITLHDIRNGFPLVGTYHFRFKIIHNNTPAWVDISEESSPIPSLNSCIYAKVNFLSPLRNNC; encoded by the exons ATGTCGAAAACGACGGTTGTGTTTTACAACATAATTAATgacaaagaggagaaaaactcACAGAACGTTTTTTACATCCCCAAACCGATAAATTCGATAACGTTACATGACATACGAAATGGGTTTCCCTTAGTTGGCACCTACCACTTCAG AttcaaaataattcacaACAACACCCCTGCGTGGGTTGATATCAGCGAAGAGTCCTCGCCAATCCCCAGCTTGAATTCGTGTATCTACGCGAAGGTTAATTTTCTCTCCCCACTCCGCAACAATTGTTGA